CGGCATAAGGAGAGGTACGCAATCGTTGTAATTAGCCGTATTTTAACGATAAGGCGGTAAGTGATATTATGGATGAAACGTCAATCAAGGCAATCGAAACTAAATATGATGGTTATAGATTCCGAAGCAGACTTGAAGCGAGATGGGCTGTCTTCTTTAATGCATTAGGAATTGAATATCAATATGAAATTGAAGGCTATGAAATGGGTAGTCTTAGATATTTACCTGACTTTTATATTCCCAGTCTTGACCGATGGTTTGAAGTAAAAGGTAAGCCATTAAATGTAGCAGAAATAAAAAAATGTGAAGAATTCTGCCGTAGAAAAGATAATGAAAATATCAAGTTCTCCATTTTAATTGGAGCCCCTGACGCATTGAAAATCGATAGATTTTTTGGAATTAAAGAGTATGTGTGGGAATGGCCTTCAAAAAAATATCCGGACAATTATCGCATATTAGCACCAGACGACCTTATTCAAACAGAATATTATTCAAGGTTTTTTCTTGGATTATGGGTTATTCCAAACGTCAACGAGGAAGAATTAGCAAAAGCAGCAATTATGGCAAGGAAAGCAAGGTTTGAATTCGGTGAAATACCAGACGTGTAACATTGATTTTTCGCCAAAAAGAATGCAAACCTGGTATTTGGCCAAATTCAGCCGTCACCAGTGATTTGCCTTTAATGTATTCGGATCCGAAACTGTTCGCATCCGTGCGACGAGGTCGTCTTCTTGTTTCGTGGAATTGCGCTTATTTGCTACCCGAGCTGCTTTCCAAACCACTCCGTTGATATGCAGTCGATTCTCGCGAGCAACTAGCAGCTTCTTTCGGTTTGCAACGTCTAAGGGGATAAAGACCTCTTTTGCGCAAAGGAGATTACAAATGAACAAATACCATGCTGCATCCTGCTTGATTGTGACCGGTTTGGCTGGCATAGGGAGTCATGCTGCTGCTGCAGTCTCTACGGTAGTGATTCCCAGGAGTTCAACTAACGTAGGAACTATAGCACAGCGGTGGAACCAACCCATCGCTTGTTTTCGTTTCTGTGAGATCCGCTCAACTAAAGGGCAGGATTGCGTAGTAGTATGGCGAATAGTTTAATACAATTATTGGATATTCGGGGATTGTAATGACGCAATTTTATCTTATTCGCCACGGTGAACCTCAATGGGACATAAATGAACAGTATAAGTTAAAGGGGCATGGTCGGGATCTCGTACCTCTTACGAATAAAGGAGTTAACCAAGTCTATTTGACAGCGAAAGATGTGCGTTTAAAAGAGGCTGATATTATTGTCTCTTCTCCTTACCCAAGAGCTCTTCAAACAGCCGCTATATTATCAAAGGAACTTCATTTAGAAATATTGGTTGAGTTCGATCTAAGAGAATGGCAACCCGACTGTTAGCGCGATCATCCGGCTGTTTTGAACTAGTGGCAGAAAGAAGAGAGAACGATGAGGTGAAGCATGATCCGAGGTGTAATTGTAGAGGGAATGTCTACCGCAGGAAAAACTTCAGTATTCAAGGCACTAAAGAAACTACATAATCAATTAGACAATGGTGTACGAACGTTACTTACAATAAGCGAACACTATTCACAAGTTCTTCATTCTAATCACGGAGTTTTAGAGACGATGAAGAAGGAGGAACATATTCAGCTACTACGTCGTCATGTTGATTACTTAGAACAGCAATCCAATTGGATCGATTCATTGGGTCAAATGAAATCGTCTCACGGTATTTTCTTTGTTTTAGAGCGATTCCATGTGAACCATCGTGCAGCATTTCAAGATTCATTAGAAATCAGTCAGTTGGAAAATCAACTATTAAAATTGAATGCACGCTGTTTACTCTTAACGTTGTCTAAAGAAGCTGTTGGGCCGCGATTCATTAAGAGTCGTGGCGTAGCTTGGGAATCTTATGTTCTAGAAAACCATGCTTCGGAATCAGAAGCATGCCAAAAATTTTTGGAGGAACAGGAAAAACTACGCATGGTTGCGAAACAGTCATTGATTCCTACGTTAGAAATAAACACAGATGCAGCAGACTGGGAATCTTATGCCAGACAAATACTCGTGGAACTAAACTCCCTCGGTATGATCTAACGGGTAACGTTAGTTCAATAATGACAGCGGCAGTCTAAGACTTTATTTTCAAGTCTTGGTCAGCCGCTGTTTCTTTTTTATGGGATAGTCTAAAACTTATTTTTCAAAAGCTGACGCTTTGTCAATTCTAAAGCCGCGATAAATGAACGATTCCAGTCTAAAACTTTATTTTCAACGGACAACTCATCCATCAGACAGCCTAGAATGGGTGCAGGTACCACTTGGTGACAATGCGAGAAAGTTCCAAAGACAAACCATTC
Above is a genomic segment from Paenibacillus sp. HWE-109 containing:
- a CDS encoding histidine phosphatase family protein: MTQFYLIRHGEPQWDINEQYKLKGHGRDLVPLTNKGVNQVYLTAKDVRLKEADIIVSSPYPRALQTAAILSKELHLEILVEFDLREWQPDC